A single genomic interval of Zingiber officinale cultivar Zhangliang chromosome 4A, Zo_v1.1, whole genome shotgun sequence harbors:
- the LOC121970630 gene encoding uncharacterized protein LOC121970630 isoform X2, with amino-acid sequence MFCGLLAGKFSNKCKQAVRITKVRIEQIKKKKKQAVVCINKKDVAGLVAGCWQANVFKRMDALIHEMNLVSCLLRNDRKVLQLHRGSEIALKKPWKQHQPLIFAAAKFHGLPELRDLRSLFAKREWKCMESSVNSEGQGTARVTVPPFANTFLAA; translated from the exons ATGTTTTGTGGATTACTAGCTGGAAAATTCTCTAATAAATG TAAGCAGGCCGTGAGGATCACAAAGGTGAGGATCGagcagatcaagaagaagaagaagcaggcgGTGGTGTGCATCAACAAGAAGGACGTCGCAGGCCTCGTCGCTGGCTGCTGGCAAGCCAACGTCTTCAAAAGG ATGGACGCGCTCATCCATGAGATGAACCTCGTATCTTGCTTGCTACGAAATGATCGAAAAGTTCTGCAATTGCATCGTGGATCAG AGATTGCCCTGAAGAAGCCATGGAAGCAGCATCAGCCACTAATTTTCGCCGCAGCAAAATTTCACGGTTTGCCAGAATTACGTGATCTGAGGTCTCTATTTGCAAAACGAGAATGGAAATGCATGGAGTCATCTGTGAATTCTGAG GGCCAGGGGACCGCTAGGGTAACGGTTCCACCTTTTGCCAATACTTTCCTGGCAGCTTGA
- the LOC121970630 gene encoding uncharacterized protein LOC121970630 isoform X1: protein MFCGLLAGKFSNKCKQAVRITKVRIEQIKKKKKQAVVCINKKDVAGLVAGCWQANVFKRMDALIHEMNLVSCLLRNDRKVLQLHRGSEIALKKPWKQHQPLIFAAAKFHGLPELRDLRSLFAKREWKCMESSVNSEVFISFFVSSLSLTHSHTHSLSLSLLSLSLSLSLSLSQSYFLPPRAGSAG, encoded by the exons ATGTTTTGTGGATTACTAGCTGGAAAATTCTCTAATAAATG TAAGCAGGCCGTGAGGATCACAAAGGTGAGGATCGagcagatcaagaagaagaagaagcaggcgGTGGTGTGCATCAACAAGAAGGACGTCGCAGGCCTCGTCGCTGGCTGCTGGCAAGCCAACGTCTTCAAAAGG ATGGACGCGCTCATCCATGAGATGAACCTCGTATCTTGCTTGCTACGAAATGATCGAAAAGTTCTGCAATTGCATCGTGGATCAG AGATTGCCCTGAAGAAGCCATGGAAGCAGCATCAGCCACTAATTTTCGCCGCAGCAAAATTTCACGGTTTGCCAGAATTACGTGATCTGAGGTCTCTATTTGCAAAACGAGAATGGAAATGCATGGAGTCATCTGTGAATTCTGAGGTATTCATCTCTTTCTTTGTTTCCAGTCTTTCActcacacactcacacacacactctctctctctctctcttctctctctctctctctctctctctctctctctctctcaatcatACTTTCtgcccccacgggctggatcagctggttaA